A single genomic interval of Vallitalea longa harbors:
- a CDS encoding YukJ family protein: MSLQAYGLLKCKAIETKEERDNNRPHYHIHVKAYEENYRISINIKSNDVLSELLFYTDENFQHDIIPKIIKLPYGFYFSNDCAIDYVRGDMNFNRDKMKKIPHDKTGPNNDLNEKLNHYINRAITENADIYIYGTKWKTGNYCKPDRIFDFTPSMGMHDIHMNQGNIRKWKKDSGVWQDGCLFIHYKNSDKWVGLFLAFQSQSWDNDDCTGQANYKYKKKK, from the coding sequence ATGAGTCTACAAGCTTACGGACTATTGAAATGTAAAGCGATAGAAACAAAAGAAGAAAGAGATAACAACAGACCTCATTATCATATACATGTTAAAGCATATGAAGAGAATTATAGAATATCCATAAATATAAAATCTAATGATGTTTTATCAGAATTACTATTTTATACTGATGAAAATTTTCAACATGACATTATTCCAAAAATTATTAAATTACCATATGGATTTTATTTTAGTAATGATTGTGCTATTGATTATGTTAGAGGAGATATGAACTTTAATAGAGATAAGATGAAAAAAATTCCTCACGACAAAACAGGTCCTAATAACGATCTAAATGAAAAACTTAATCATTACATAAATAGAGCAATAACAGAAAATGCTGATATTTATATATATGGTACAAAATGGAAAACAGGTAATTATTGTAAGCCAGATAGAATTTTCGATTTTACTCCTTCAATGGGTATGCATGATATTCATATGAATCAAGGAAATATTAGAAAATGGAAAAAAGATAGTGGTGTTTGGCAGGATGGATGCCTATTTATTCATTATAAAAATTCTGATAAATGGGTAGGATTATTTCTAGCGTTTCAATCTCAATCTTGGGATAATGATGATTGTACAGGTCAAGCCAATTACAAATATAAAAAGAAAAAATAG
- a CDS encoding methylated-DNA--[protein]-cysteine S-methyltransferase, with protein MYYGIYDSPLFPIIVVGNEEGLIYIHLETKTGKKFDISEKWIRNEDFFKETFRQLDEYFKGQRMDFDLKLNPNGTEFQKKVWNALIEIPFGTICSYKDIAMAIDNPKACRAVGMANSKNPIAIVIPCHRVIGKNGKLVGYAGGIDTKEKLLDLEKSFIK; from the coding sequence GTGTATTATGGAATATATGATTCACCTTTATTTCCAATAATAGTCGTAGGAAATGAAGAGGGGTTGATTTACATACATCTGGAAACGAAAACAGGCAAGAAATTTGATATATCTGAAAAATGGATCAGAAATGAAGACTTCTTTAAAGAAACTTTTCGTCAATTAGATGAATATTTTAAAGGACAGAGAATGGATTTTGATTTGAAATTAAATCCAAATGGTACAGAATTTCAGAAGAAAGTGTGGAACGCATTAATTGAAATACCCTTCGGAACAATATGTTCATACAAAGATATTGCCATGGCAATAGATAATCCAAAAGCGTGTAGAGCAGTTGGTATGGCAAATTCTAAGAATCCAATCGCTATAGTGATACCATGTCATAGAGTGATAGGAAAAAACGGAAAACTTGTAGGGTATGCAGGAGGAATTGATACTAAGGAAAAACTATTGGATTTAGAAAAGAGTTTTATTAAATGA
- a CDS encoding SPOR domain-containing protein: protein MIKKVLLSMLLLSLILVGCKSKPSLDEMVNNDNQQNKEESTDETNDNDTKAKGNTDVDNSTQPDSDITSADQVKQLEDVVAEKDKIIEDLTNQIKDLKDKQDDSKSASSSSNSSSSKSSASSSKTTDTSKTSTSTATSKKYYRVVVGTFDDKANATEQKEQLIAKNIDSYIAAGGGKYRVVAGTFGEKENADTRKELVDKAGFSCFIIHE, encoded by the coding sequence ATGATTAAGAAAGTATTATTAAGTATGCTACTACTCTCACTGATTCTTGTGGGATGTAAAAGTAAGCCATCACTAGATGAAATGGTTAATAATGATAACCAACAAAACAAAGAAGAATCCACTGACGAAACAAATGATAATGACACTAAAGCAAAAGGCAATACTGATGTTGACAACAGTACTCAACCTGATTCTGATATCACATCCGCGGACCAAGTCAAGCAACTTGAGGACGTTGTAGCTGAAAAAGATAAGATTATTGAAGATCTTACAAATCAAATTAAAGATTTAAAAGATAAACAAGATGATAGTAAAAGCGCATCTAGTTCTTCTAATTCATCTAGTTCTAAATCCAGTGCATCTAGTTCTAAAACTACTGACACTTCAAAAACTTCTACATCTACCGCTACATCTAAAAAATATTATAGGGTAGTAGTTGGAACTTTTGATGATAAAGCTAATGCGACTGAACAAAAAGAACAACTTATCGCTAAGAATATTGATTCATACATAGCTGCCGGAGGCGGTAAATATCGAGTTGTAGCAGGTACTTTTGGTGAAAAGGAAAATGCTGATACCAGAAAAGAACTTGTAGATAAAGCTGGTTTTAGTTGTTTTATCATTCATGAATAA
- the asnA gene encoding aspartate--ammonia ligase: protein MKRLMIIDGYDSNMSIMETEIAVKQTKDFFENSLADVLKLTRVSAPLFVLPETGLNDNLNGYERPVSFDIKETGKVAEIVHSLAKWKRMALHRYKVEAGKGIYTDMNAIRRDEEMDNLHSIYVDQWDWERVITRNDRNEEALKKVVRNIYKVFKDTESFLYKKYPFLGKHLPEEIKFITTQELEDMYPNLVPSEREDRIAKEYYAVFIMKIGKELKSGKKHDGRAPDYDDWELNGDIVFWNPVLNRAFELSSMGIRVDEESLEKQLAIAKAEGRKELKYHKMILNKTLPLTIGGGIGQSRICMYFLRKAHIGEVQASIWPEEMIKDCEAAGINLL, encoded by the coding sequence ATGAAACGATTAATGATTATTGACGGATATGACTCAAACATGAGTATAATGGAAACAGAAATAGCAGTAAAGCAGACAAAAGATTTTTTTGAAAATTCTCTAGCAGACGTACTTAAGTTGACAAGAGTATCAGCACCTTTATTTGTATTACCTGAAACAGGGTTAAATGATAATCTTAACGGTTATGAAAGACCTGTAAGTTTTGATATAAAAGAAACAGGAAAAGTGGCTGAAATAGTACATTCACTTGCTAAGTGGAAAAGGATGGCTCTTCATCGTTACAAGGTGGAAGCTGGTAAAGGTATCTATACAGATATGAATGCAATAAGAAGAGATGAAGAAATGGATAATCTCCATTCAATATATGTTGATCAATGGGATTGGGAAAGAGTAATTACTAGAAATGATAGAAATGAAGAAGCTCTTAAAAAAGTTGTAAGAAATATATATAAGGTTTTTAAGGATACAGAGTCATTTTTATATAAAAAATATCCTTTTCTAGGAAAGCATCTACCTGAAGAAATCAAATTCATTACTACCCAAGAATTAGAAGATATGTATCCGAATCTAGTACCTTCTGAGAGAGAAGATAGGATTGCCAAAGAATATTATGCGGTATTCATTATGAAAATAGGAAAAGAACTTAAATCAGGCAAGAAGCATGATGGTAGAGCACCGGATTATGATGATTGGGAACTAAATGGTGATATAGTATTCTGGAATCCAGTACTTAATAGAGCTTTTGAATTATCTTCAATGGGTATACGTGTAGATGAAGAATCCCTAGAAAAACAGTTAGCTATTGCAAAAGCGGAAGGTAGAAAAGAATTAAAATATCATAAAATGATACTCAACAAGACGTTACCTCTTACAATTGGTGGAGGTATTGGTCAATCTCGTATTTGTATGTATTTCTTAAGAAAAGCTCACATCGGAGAAGTACAAGCTAGTATCTGGCCTGAAGAAATGATAAAAGACTGTGAAGCTGCAGGAATAAATTTATTATAA
- a CDS encoding DUF2294 domain-containing protein, with translation MTKGQLEALISNKMVAFQREQLGRGAEGAKTYISNDMIVIRMKKSLTPAEKQLAMTKQGQGLIKEIRIQLESIIRPKLEELMESLTGAKVISIHNDISTKTGERIDMFIFNCNLEEQLKLD, from the coding sequence ATGACTAAAGGTCAATTAGAAGCATTGATAAGCAACAAAATGGTAGCTTTCCAAAGAGAACAATTGGGTAGAGGCGCCGAAGGGGCTAAGACTTATATCAGTAATGATATGATTGTCATTAGAATGAAAAAATCTCTTACTCCAGCTGAAAAACAGTTAGCGATGACTAAGCAAGGTCAGGGATTAATAAAAGAAATCAGAATCCAGTTAGAAAGTATTATCCGTCCTAAGTTAGAAGAACTTATGGAAAGTTTAACTGGAGCAAAAGTAATTAGTATTCATAATGATATTAGCACGAAAACAGGTGAACGGATTGATATGTTTATATTTAATTGTAATCTAGAAGAACAACTGAAGTTGGATTAA
- a CDS encoding cation:proton antiporter: MLSYGFFLDLAIILLSTKLLGLLTRRIRMPQVVGALLAGLILGPALLNVVHESDFIDKMAELGVIVLMFSAGLETDLKELKKCGKASLIIAVLGVALPLVGGLVVAGLFAGNLIHMTQQELLENIFIGVVLTATSVSITVETLKEMGKLKSPSGTAILGAAVIDDVLGIIILTIVSSFADPSVSIVSILVRILLFFVFAAVCAVVFYYVFNKMSDVYGKKRRLPIYSLAFCLILSYIAEEYFGVADITGAFLAGIIISNVTHSEYVSEKMDITSYMLLSPIFFASIGIKTSVENMDMKIILFALALLVIAILTKVVGCGLGAKLCGYDGKQSLRIGVGMISRGEVALIVADKGASVGLMNQTYFAPLIIVVIITTIITPILLKMVYHNKNNEDNNKVRIS, encoded by the coding sequence ATGTTATCATATGGTTTTTTCTTAGATTTAGCAATCATTTTACTTAGTACTAAGTTATTAGGTTTATTGACTAGAAGAATACGTATGCCACAAGTAGTAGGAGCACTTCTTGCGGGATTGATACTTGGACCTGCACTACTGAATGTTGTCCATGAAAGTGATTTCATAGATAAGATGGCTGAATTAGGGGTTATTGTTTTAATGTTCTCAGCTGGTCTAGAAACAGATTTGAAAGAATTAAAAAAATGTGGGAAAGCATCACTCATTATTGCAGTATTAGGGGTTGCACTACCTCTTGTTGGAGGATTAGTTGTTGCAGGGTTATTCGCTGGTAATTTAATACATATGACTCAACAAGAATTATTAGAAAACATTTTTATAGGTGTTGTTCTTACAGCCACATCAGTTAGTATTACCGTTGAAACCCTAAAAGAAATGGGAAAATTAAAATCACCGTCTGGAACAGCCATACTGGGAGCTGCTGTTATTGATGATGTGTTAGGAATAATTATATTAACGATTGTTTCAAGTTTTGCAGATCCTAGTGTAAGTATCGTAAGTATTTTAGTAAGGATTTTATTATTCTTTGTATTTGCTGCTGTCTGTGCAGTTGTTTTCTACTACGTATTTAATAAAATGTCTGATGTCTATGGAAAGAAAAGAAGGCTTCCAATATACAGCTTAGCGTTTTGTTTAATATTATCTTACATAGCAGAAGAATATTTTGGAGTTGCAGATATAACGGGAGCATTTTTGGCAGGAATTATAATATCTAATGTTACTCATTCAGAGTACGTTTCAGAAAAGATGGATATCACATCCTACATGCTTCTATCACCTATTTTCTTTGCTAGCATAGGGATAAAAACAAGTGTTGAAAATATGGATATGAAAATCATTCTGTTTGCCCTTGCATTATTAGTCATTGCAATCTTAACTAAAGTTGTTGGATGTGGTTTAGGGGCTAAGTTATGCGGATACGATGGAAAACAGTCTCTGAGGATTGGAGTTGGTATGATATCTAGAGGTGAAGTAGCTCTAATTGTTGCTGATAAAGGTGCTTCAGTCGGACTTATGAATCAAACATATTTCGCTCCACTTATCATAGTAGTTATTATTACGACTATAATTACACCAATACTTCTAAAAATGGTGTATCACAATAAAAATAACGAAGATAATAATAAAGTTAGGATTTCATAG